The proteins below come from a single Oncorhynchus keta strain PuntledgeMale-10-30-2019 chromosome 1, Oket_V2, whole genome shotgun sequence genomic window:
- the pih1d2 gene encoding PIH1 domain-containing protein 2: protein MSSSLGCTKEVLQQVNQFWSMLDDLSQNDPQSYQMFIEKQMKQGTDYNAPPQPDSCLLTEMLEPKKGLLYINVCGWKRVPTPADENKPVPVCGGRLETDTDEGGDDYSVMDVAFSPAVLQQAQKDKKEDQVHLLALSFTQQQHGLRLIQQYNVSSSKLKGSLEDMQRRLGSLKQSSPATNTASQTPASLLQQISLREGQTEDSTPVQLITSVQLTPGPGDQSNKTKNLIQVISSSVTAEPQRPQHQLTVNSDPRDLSRSLKLTVELPKVQSITECHLSISQDDVLLEVEDMYHLHLELPETVNEESASATFNKKKRLLTLQVSIL, encoded by the exons ATGTCTTCTTCCCTGGGGTGTACAAAGGAAGTTTTGCAGCAGGTCAACCAGTTCTGGTCCATGTTAGACGACCTGTCTCAGAATGACCCTCAAAGCTACCAGATGTTTATCGAGAAACAGATGAAACAGGGAACTGATTATAATGCACCACCTCAGCCTGACTCCTGCCTACTCACCGAAATGCTG GAGCCAAAGAAAGGGTTGCTGTACATCAATGTGTGTGGCTGGAAGCGCGTCCCTACCCCTGCTGATGAGAACAAGCCAGTGCCTGTGTGTggagggagactggagacagacactGATGAAGGAGGAG ACGACTACAGTGTGATGGATGTGGCGTTCAGCCCTGCGGTGCTGCAGCAGGCTCAGAAGGACAAGAAGGAGGACCAGGTTCACCTGTTAGCTCTGAGCTTCACCCAGCAGCAGCATGGCCTGCGTCTGATCCAGCAGTACAACGTCAGCAGCAGTAAGCTGAAGGGCAGCCTAGAGGACATGCAGCGCCGCCTGGGTTCTCTAAAACAGTCCAGCCCTGCCACAAACACAG CCTCCCAGACCCCAGCTTCCCTGCTTCAGCAGATCTCTCTGCGTGAAGGGCAGACTGAGGACAGTACACCTGTGCAGCTCATCACATCTGTCCAGCTAACTCCTGGGCCAGGGGACCAAAGCAACAAGACCAAGAACCTGATCCAGGTGATCTCTAGCTCAGTGACAGCCGAGCCTCAGCGGCCACAGCACCAGCTCACTGTCAACTCTGACCCCAGGGACCTCTCCCGGAGCCTGAAGCTGACTGTGGAGCTACCAAAGGTTCAGTCCATCACAGAGTGCCATCTCAGCATTTCCCAG GATGATGTACTACTAGAAGTGGAGGATATGTACCATCTACACCTGGAGCTGCCTGAGACTGTGAATGAGGAGTCGGCCTCTGCCACATTCAACAAGAAGAAACGGTTATTAACTTTGCAGGTGTCTATACTCTAG
- the LOC118361353 gene encoding dixin-A-like isoform X4: MGAKQMKCLSSASPAHSPKEEYIIAQSTDTPKEAFISAQSEDHTEPGDNKSELTERKSDTEVLSLCGLRPATGHGGPEEERSWEEQLECHQEQLEKEMQEARRMVFRLQALLLHGSLPEDEQDVSLGFGDSRANSEQQLVLIRSRLDQSMEEALDLKRELLRHKQEARHLQAIKDALQQRMSVQEAAVLQLKQELLRCSMDKEQLEGENAELKRKLSDRNKLLNEYEQQLGKKDRLLQQQQMKLDDARHNSNEGSHRSSRSEKSGYSNAVSPPPGPAFQHTAQSEELQLVREALRSLRDGFSGHDPQHHTLDTLEQGVASLMDRLYTLDTRRRQQDREGHTQQYTQKTTEGPYKSPGRRANPTDRDSWPPSSKIAHSHSSPGLDSTVSTKVLYFTDRSLTPFLVNISKRLGEVTLRDFKAAVDRQGSFRYHFKALDPEFGTVKEEVFQDGALVPGWEGKIVAWVEEDHGERR; this comes from the exons CCTCAGTTCAGCCAGCCCTGCACACTCCCCTAAAGAAGAGTACATCATCGCTCAGTCCACAGACACTCCTAAAGAAGCATTTATCTCAGCTCAATCTGAAGACCACACCGAGCCTGGGGATAACAAATCAGAGTTGACGGAAAGGAAATCTGATACAG AGGTGTTGTCTCTCTGCGGCCTGCGTCCTGCCACAGGGCATGGTGggccagaggaggagagatcatgGGAGGAGCAGCTGGAGTGTCACCAGGAGCAGCTGGAAAAGGAGATGCAGGAGGCCAGGAGGATGGTGTTCCGCCTGCAG gctCTACTGCTGCACGGGTCTCTCCCTGAGGACGAGCAGGACGTCTCCCTGGGCTTCGGGGATAGCAGAGCTAACTCTGAGCAGCAGCTG GTTCTAATCCGCAGTCGTCTGGACCAAAGCATGGAGGAGGCTCTTGATCTGAAG agggAGCTTCTGAGGCACAAGCAAGAGGCACGCCACCTTCAGGCTATTAAG GATGCTCTTCAGCAGCGTATGTCTGTACAGGAGGCTGCGGTGCTGCAGCTGAAGCAGGAGCTACTGAGGTGCAGTATGGACAAAGAGCAACTGGAGGGGGAGAAC GCAGAGCTCAAACGGAAGTTGAGCGATCGGAACAAACTACTCAATGAGTATGAG CAGCAACTTGGAAAAAAGGATCGACTACTTCAGCAACAGCAAATGAAACTGGATGATGCTCGGCACAACTCTAATGAAGGAAGCCACAGG TCATCTAGGAGTGAGAAGAGTGGGTACAGTAACGCTGTGAGCCCACCCCCTGGTCCGGCCTTTCAACACACAGCT CAGTCAGAGGAACTGCAGCTGGTGAGGGAGGCCCTGCGTAGTCTGAGGGATGGTTTCTCAGGTCACGACCCTCAGCATCACACCCTGGACACACTGGAGCAAGGGGTGGCCAGTCTCATGGACCGCCTATACACACTCGACACACGCCGCAGGCAGCAGGACAGAGAAGGacacacacaacaatacacacagaaGACCACAGAG GGTCCATACAAGTCACCAGGACGAAGAGCCAACCCCACAGACAGGGACTCATGGCCACCCAGCTCAA AAATAGCTCACTCCCACAGTAGTCCTGGCCTGGACTCCACAGTCTCCACTAAAGTCCTCTACTTCACTGATCGTTCACTCACTCCTTTCCTGGTCAACATCTCCAAAAG GCTGGGGGAGGTGACTCTGAGAGACTTCAAGGCAGCGGTGGACCGCCAGGGTAGCTTCAGGTACCACTTCAAAGCCCTCGACCCAGAGTTTGGGACTGTGAAGGAGGAG GTGTTCCAGGACGGAGCCCTGGTGCCTGGCTGGGAGGGGAAGATAGTGGCCTGGGTGGAGGAGGACCATGGAGAGAGACGGTAG
- the LOC118361353 gene encoding dixin-A-like isoform X3: MGAKQMKCLSSASPAHSPKEEYIIAQSTDTPKEAFISAQSEDHTEPGDNKSELTERKSDTEEVLSLCGLRPATGHGGPEEERSWEEQLECHQEQLEKEMQEARRMVFRLQALLLHGSLPEDEQDVSLGFGDSRANSEQQLVLIRSRLDQSMEEALDLKRELLRHKQEARHLQAIKDALQQRMSVQEAAVLQLKQELLRCSMDKEQLEGENAELKRKLSDRNKLLNEYEQQLGKKDRLLQQQQMKLDDARHNSNEGSHRSSRSEKSGYSNAVSPPPGPAFQHTASEELQLVREALRSLRDGFSGHDPQHHTLDTLEQGVASLMDRLYTLDTRRRQQDREGHTQQYTQKTTEGPYKSPGRRANPTDRDSWPPSSKIAHSHSSPGLDSTVSTKVLYFTDRSLTPFLVNISKRLGEVTLRDFKAAVDRQGSFRYHFKALDPEFGTVKEEVFQDGALVPGWEGKIVAWVEEDHGERR, from the exons CCTCAGTTCAGCCAGCCCTGCACACTCCCCTAAAGAAGAGTACATCATCGCTCAGTCCACAGACACTCCTAAAGAAGCATTTATCTCAGCTCAATCTGAAGACCACACCGAGCCTGGGGATAACAAATCAGAGTTGACGGAAAGGAAATCTGATACAG AAGAGGTGTTGTCTCTCTGCGGCCTGCGTCCTGCCACAGGGCATGGTGggccagaggaggagagatcatgGGAGGAGCAGCTGGAGTGTCACCAGGAGCAGCTGGAAAAGGAGATGCAGGAGGCCAGGAGGATGGTGTTCCGCCTGCAG gctCTACTGCTGCACGGGTCTCTCCCTGAGGACGAGCAGGACGTCTCCCTGGGCTTCGGGGATAGCAGAGCTAACTCTGAGCAGCAGCTG GTTCTAATCCGCAGTCGTCTGGACCAAAGCATGGAGGAGGCTCTTGATCTGAAG agggAGCTTCTGAGGCACAAGCAAGAGGCACGCCACCTTCAGGCTATTAAG GATGCTCTTCAGCAGCGTATGTCTGTACAGGAGGCTGCGGTGCTGCAGCTGAAGCAGGAGCTACTGAGGTGCAGTATGGACAAAGAGCAACTGGAGGGGGAGAAC GCAGAGCTCAAACGGAAGTTGAGCGATCGGAACAAACTACTCAATGAGTATGAG CAGCAACTTGGAAAAAAGGATCGACTACTTCAGCAACAGCAAATGAAACTGGATGATGCTCGGCACAACTCTAATGAAGGAAGCCACAGG TCATCTAGGAGTGAGAAGAGTGGGTACAGTAACGCTGTGAGCCCACCCCCTGGTCCGGCCTTTCAACACACAGCT TCAGAGGAACTGCAGCTGGTGAGGGAGGCCCTGCGTAGTCTGAGGGATGGTTTCTCAGGTCACGACCCTCAGCATCACACCCTGGACACACTGGAGCAAGGGGTGGCCAGTCTCATGGACCGCCTATACACACTCGACACACGCCGCAGGCAGCAGGACAGAGAAGGacacacacaacaatacacacagaaGACCACAGAG GGTCCATACAAGTCACCAGGACGAAGAGCCAACCCCACAGACAGGGACTCATGGCCACCCAGCTCAA AAATAGCTCACTCCCACAGTAGTCCTGGCCTGGACTCCACAGTCTCCACTAAAGTCCTCTACTTCACTGATCGTTCACTCACTCCTTTCCTGGTCAACATCTCCAAAAG GCTGGGGGAGGTGACTCTGAGAGACTTCAAGGCAGCGGTGGACCGCCAGGGTAGCTTCAGGTACCACTTCAAAGCCCTCGACCCAGAGTTTGGGACTGTGAAGGAGGAG GTGTTCCAGGACGGAGCCCTGGTGCCTGGCTGGGAGGGGAAGATAGTGGCCTGGGTGGAGGAGGACCATGGAGAGAGACGGTAG
- the LOC118361353 gene encoding dixin-A-like isoform X2 codes for MGAKQMKCLSSASPAHSPKEEYIIAQSTDTPKEAFISAQSEDHTEPGDNKSELTERKSDTEEVLSLCGLRPATGHGGPEEERSWEEQLECHQEQLEKEMQEARRMVFRLQALLLHGSLPEDEQDVSLGFGDSRANSEQQLVLIRSRLDQSMEEALDLKRELLRHKQEARHLQAIKDALQQRMSVQEAAVLQLKQELLRCSMDKEQLEGENAELKRKLSDRNKLLNEYEQLGKKDRLLQQQQMKLDDARHNSNEGSHRSSRSEKSGYSNAVSPPPGPAFQHTAQSEELQLVREALRSLRDGFSGHDPQHHTLDTLEQGVASLMDRLYTLDTRRRQQDREGHTQQYTQKTTEGPYKSPGRRANPTDRDSWPPSSKIAHSHSSPGLDSTVSTKVLYFTDRSLTPFLVNISKRLGEVTLRDFKAAVDRQGSFRYHFKALDPEFGTVKEEVFQDGALVPGWEGKIVAWVEEDHGERR; via the exons CCTCAGTTCAGCCAGCCCTGCACACTCCCCTAAAGAAGAGTACATCATCGCTCAGTCCACAGACACTCCTAAAGAAGCATTTATCTCAGCTCAATCTGAAGACCACACCGAGCCTGGGGATAACAAATCAGAGTTGACGGAAAGGAAATCTGATACAG AAGAGGTGTTGTCTCTCTGCGGCCTGCGTCCTGCCACAGGGCATGGTGggccagaggaggagagatcatgGGAGGAGCAGCTGGAGTGTCACCAGGAGCAGCTGGAAAAGGAGATGCAGGAGGCCAGGAGGATGGTGTTCCGCCTGCAG gctCTACTGCTGCACGGGTCTCTCCCTGAGGACGAGCAGGACGTCTCCCTGGGCTTCGGGGATAGCAGAGCTAACTCTGAGCAGCAGCTG GTTCTAATCCGCAGTCGTCTGGACCAAAGCATGGAGGAGGCTCTTGATCTGAAG agggAGCTTCTGAGGCACAAGCAAGAGGCACGCCACCTTCAGGCTATTAAG GATGCTCTTCAGCAGCGTATGTCTGTACAGGAGGCTGCGGTGCTGCAGCTGAAGCAGGAGCTACTGAGGTGCAGTATGGACAAAGAGCAACTGGAGGGGGAGAAC GCAGAGCTCAAACGGAAGTTGAGCGATCGGAACAAACTACTCAATGAGTATGAG CAACTTGGAAAAAAGGATCGACTACTTCAGCAACAGCAAATGAAACTGGATGATGCTCGGCACAACTCTAATGAAGGAAGCCACAGG TCATCTAGGAGTGAGAAGAGTGGGTACAGTAACGCTGTGAGCCCACCCCCTGGTCCGGCCTTTCAACACACAGCT CAGTCAGAGGAACTGCAGCTGGTGAGGGAGGCCCTGCGTAGTCTGAGGGATGGTTTCTCAGGTCACGACCCTCAGCATCACACCCTGGACACACTGGAGCAAGGGGTGGCCAGTCTCATGGACCGCCTATACACACTCGACACACGCCGCAGGCAGCAGGACAGAGAAGGacacacacaacaatacacacagaaGACCACAGAG GGTCCATACAAGTCACCAGGACGAAGAGCCAACCCCACAGACAGGGACTCATGGCCACCCAGCTCAA AAATAGCTCACTCCCACAGTAGTCCTGGCCTGGACTCCACAGTCTCCACTAAAGTCCTCTACTTCACTGATCGTTCACTCACTCCTTTCCTGGTCAACATCTCCAAAAG GCTGGGGGAGGTGACTCTGAGAGACTTCAAGGCAGCGGTGGACCGCCAGGGTAGCTTCAGGTACCACTTCAAAGCCCTCGACCCAGAGTTTGGGACTGTGAAGGAGGAG GTGTTCCAGGACGGAGCCCTGGTGCCTGGCTGGGAGGGGAAGATAGTGGCCTGGGTGGAGGAGGACCATGGAGAGAGACGGTAG
- the LOC118361353 gene encoding dixin-A-like isoform X1: MGAKQMKCLSSASPAHSPKEEYIIAQSTDTPKEAFISAQSEDHTEPGDNKSELTERKSDTEEVLSLCGLRPATGHGGPEEERSWEEQLECHQEQLEKEMQEARRMVFRLQALLLHGSLPEDEQDVSLGFGDSRANSEQQLVLIRSRLDQSMEEALDLKRELLRHKQEARHLQAIKDALQQRMSVQEAAVLQLKQELLRCSMDKEQLEGENAELKRKLSDRNKLLNEYEQQLGKKDRLLQQQQMKLDDARHNSNEGSHRSSRSEKSGYSNAVSPPPGPAFQHTAQSEELQLVREALRSLRDGFSGHDPQHHTLDTLEQGVASLMDRLYTLDTRRRQQDREGHTQQYTQKTTEGPYKSPGRRANPTDRDSWPPSSKIAHSHSSPGLDSTVSTKVLYFTDRSLTPFLVNISKRLGEVTLRDFKAAVDRQGSFRYHFKALDPEFGTVKEEVFQDGALVPGWEGKIVAWVEEDHGERR; encoded by the exons CCTCAGTTCAGCCAGCCCTGCACACTCCCCTAAAGAAGAGTACATCATCGCTCAGTCCACAGACACTCCTAAAGAAGCATTTATCTCAGCTCAATCTGAAGACCACACCGAGCCTGGGGATAACAAATCAGAGTTGACGGAAAGGAAATCTGATACAG AAGAGGTGTTGTCTCTCTGCGGCCTGCGTCCTGCCACAGGGCATGGTGggccagaggaggagagatcatgGGAGGAGCAGCTGGAGTGTCACCAGGAGCAGCTGGAAAAGGAGATGCAGGAGGCCAGGAGGATGGTGTTCCGCCTGCAG gctCTACTGCTGCACGGGTCTCTCCCTGAGGACGAGCAGGACGTCTCCCTGGGCTTCGGGGATAGCAGAGCTAACTCTGAGCAGCAGCTG GTTCTAATCCGCAGTCGTCTGGACCAAAGCATGGAGGAGGCTCTTGATCTGAAG agggAGCTTCTGAGGCACAAGCAAGAGGCACGCCACCTTCAGGCTATTAAG GATGCTCTTCAGCAGCGTATGTCTGTACAGGAGGCTGCGGTGCTGCAGCTGAAGCAGGAGCTACTGAGGTGCAGTATGGACAAAGAGCAACTGGAGGGGGAGAAC GCAGAGCTCAAACGGAAGTTGAGCGATCGGAACAAACTACTCAATGAGTATGAG CAGCAACTTGGAAAAAAGGATCGACTACTTCAGCAACAGCAAATGAAACTGGATGATGCTCGGCACAACTCTAATGAAGGAAGCCACAGG TCATCTAGGAGTGAGAAGAGTGGGTACAGTAACGCTGTGAGCCCACCCCCTGGTCCGGCCTTTCAACACACAGCT CAGTCAGAGGAACTGCAGCTGGTGAGGGAGGCCCTGCGTAGTCTGAGGGATGGTTTCTCAGGTCACGACCCTCAGCATCACACCCTGGACACACTGGAGCAAGGGGTGGCCAGTCTCATGGACCGCCTATACACACTCGACACACGCCGCAGGCAGCAGGACAGAGAAGGacacacacaacaatacacacagaaGACCACAGAG GGTCCATACAAGTCACCAGGACGAAGAGCCAACCCCACAGACAGGGACTCATGGCCACCCAGCTCAA AAATAGCTCACTCCCACAGTAGTCCTGGCCTGGACTCCACAGTCTCCACTAAAGTCCTCTACTTCACTGATCGTTCACTCACTCCTTTCCTGGTCAACATCTCCAAAAG GCTGGGGGAGGTGACTCTGAGAGACTTCAAGGCAGCGGTGGACCGCCAGGGTAGCTTCAGGTACCACTTCAAAGCCCTCGACCCAGAGTTTGGGACTGTGAAGGAGGAG GTGTTCCAGGACGGAGCCCTGGTGCCTGGCTGGGAGGGGAAGATAGTGGCCTGGGTGGAGGAGGACCATGGAGAGAGACGGTAG
- the LOC118361353 gene encoding dixin-A-like isoform X5: MGAKQMKCLSSASPAHSPKEEYIIAQSTDTPKEAFISAQSEDHTEPGDNKSELTERKSDTEEVLSLCGLRPATGHGGPEEERSWEEQLECHQEQLEKEMQEARRMVFRLQALLLHGSLPEDEQDVSLGFGDSRANSEQQLVLIRSRLDQSMEEALDLKRELLRHKQEARHLQAIKDALQQRMSVQEAAVLQLKQELLRCSMDKEQLEGENAELKRKLSDRNKLLNEYEQQLGKKDRLLQQQQMKLDDARHNSNEGSHRSSRSEKSGYSNAVSPPPGPAFQHTAQSEELQLVREALRSLRDGFSGHDPQHHTLDTLEQGVASLMDRLYTLDTRRRQQDREGHTQQYTQKTTEGPYKSPGRRANPTDRDSWPPSSKIAHSHSSPGLDSTVSTKVLYFTDRSLTPFLVNISKRSVYHDVI, translated from the exons CCTCAGTTCAGCCAGCCCTGCACACTCCCCTAAAGAAGAGTACATCATCGCTCAGTCCACAGACACTCCTAAAGAAGCATTTATCTCAGCTCAATCTGAAGACCACACCGAGCCTGGGGATAACAAATCAGAGTTGACGGAAAGGAAATCTGATACAG AAGAGGTGTTGTCTCTCTGCGGCCTGCGTCCTGCCACAGGGCATGGTGggccagaggaggagagatcatgGGAGGAGCAGCTGGAGTGTCACCAGGAGCAGCTGGAAAAGGAGATGCAGGAGGCCAGGAGGATGGTGTTCCGCCTGCAG gctCTACTGCTGCACGGGTCTCTCCCTGAGGACGAGCAGGACGTCTCCCTGGGCTTCGGGGATAGCAGAGCTAACTCTGAGCAGCAGCTG GTTCTAATCCGCAGTCGTCTGGACCAAAGCATGGAGGAGGCTCTTGATCTGAAG agggAGCTTCTGAGGCACAAGCAAGAGGCACGCCACCTTCAGGCTATTAAG GATGCTCTTCAGCAGCGTATGTCTGTACAGGAGGCTGCGGTGCTGCAGCTGAAGCAGGAGCTACTGAGGTGCAGTATGGACAAAGAGCAACTGGAGGGGGAGAAC GCAGAGCTCAAACGGAAGTTGAGCGATCGGAACAAACTACTCAATGAGTATGAG CAGCAACTTGGAAAAAAGGATCGACTACTTCAGCAACAGCAAATGAAACTGGATGATGCTCGGCACAACTCTAATGAAGGAAGCCACAGG TCATCTAGGAGTGAGAAGAGTGGGTACAGTAACGCTGTGAGCCCACCCCCTGGTCCGGCCTTTCAACACACAGCT CAGTCAGAGGAACTGCAGCTGGTGAGGGAGGCCCTGCGTAGTCTGAGGGATGGTTTCTCAGGTCACGACCCTCAGCATCACACCCTGGACACACTGGAGCAAGGGGTGGCCAGTCTCATGGACCGCCTATACACACTCGACACACGCCGCAGGCAGCAGGACAGAGAAGGacacacacaacaatacacacagaaGACCACAGAG GGTCCATACAAGTCACCAGGACGAAGAGCCAACCCCACAGACAGGGACTCATGGCCACCCAGCTCAA AAATAGCTCACTCCCACAGTAGTCCTGGCCTGGACTCCACAGTCTCCACTAAAGTCCTCTACTTCACTGATCGTTCACTCACTCCTTTCCTGGTCAACATCTCCAAAAG ATCAGTGTACCATGATGTCATCTGA